Proteins co-encoded in one Setaria viridis chromosome 9, Setaria_viridis_v4.0, whole genome shotgun sequence genomic window:
- the LOC117839906 gene encoding pyridoxine/pyridoxamine 5'-phosphate oxidase 2, which yields MAGGVAAASALSSPWKALLQRALDANAHLRHSTYFQLATVGAGGRPANRTVVFRGFQEHCDKIQINTDTRSNKIGEISICPFGEICWYFTDSWEQFRISGSIDAIDGSSADPAKLQHREKAWFASSVKSRLQYLGPQPGIPVVDEEQAKDVHLEPSAGPVDAFCLLVLDPEKVDYLNLKSNQRLIFTRRQKENGSSDWMAEKVSP from the exons atggccggcggtgtcgccgccgcgtcggcgctTTCGAGCCCCTGGAAGGCGCTGCTCCAGCGAGCGTTGGACGCCAACGCGCACCTCAGGCACTCCACCTACTTCCAACTC GCCacggtgggcgccggcggcaggccCGCGAATCGCACCGTCGTGTTCAG GGGTTTCCAGGAACACTGTGATAAGATTCAGATTAACACGGATACCCGAAGCAACAAG ATTGGTGAGATAAGTATTTGTCCCTTCGGAGAG ATTTGTTGGTACTTCACAGACAGCTGGGAACAATTCCGTATCAGCGGAAGCATAGATGCAATTGATGGCTCCAGTGCAGACCCTGCCAAGCTCCAG CACAGGGAGAAAGCTTGGTTCGCAAGCTCTGTAAAGTCAAGATTGCAGTACTTAGGACCTCAGCCAGGTATTCCTGTTGTAGATGAGGAGCAAGCTAAGGATGTTCATCTTGAACCATCAGCTGGCCCAGTAGATGCCTTTTGCCTTCTTGTTCTTGATCCAGAAAAG GTTGATTATTTGAACCTAAAAAGCAACCAAAGGTTGATATTCACAAGAAGGCAAAAGGAAAATGGCTCCAGTGATTGGATGGCTGAAAAAGTTAGCCCGTAA